AGCGGGTGGTGTTCCGTACGCCGGCGAGCAGGTCGGCGGTGAGGTGGGCCTGGACGCCGGGTTGCGCGTTGCCGTCGAATCGGGCGATGACCGCTTTGACGTGTTCCTCCGCGATCCGGGCGAGGCCGTCGTAGACGGCGGCGAACACTTGCCGGGCGGGTTCCCGCAGCCAGCCCGCCGGCAGCAGCGACAACGGCAGCTGCGGGTCGAGGGTGGGGAAGCGGCGGTAGGTGTCCATGACCTCGGTGCGGGCCCGGACCGCTTCCGTGCCGCTGACCTGCCCGGACCGAATCCGGTCCAGGAGCGGGCTCCATCGTTGGAGGAAGTCCTCGTACTGTTTGCCGATGGCGGCGATGTCCCAGGCGTCGATCGGGTCGCGGCTGCTGATGGCGTCGAATTCGACCCGGTGGCCACGGAACACGGTGACGGTGCCGAGGGTGAGTTGGGTCAGGTGCGCCCGGACCAGCGGTGCCAGTTCGTACGGTGAGATCCACAGTCCGTCGTACAGCGGTGCGTAGCCGAGCCAGCGGAGTCGGCCGCGTAGCGCGCGGCGCTGGGCGCTGCGTTCCTGCGGCAGGGAGAAGGCGATCAGGGTCCAGCGTTCGTCCCACGACGGTGTCGTGGCGGTCGAGGCGACGATCCAGCTGCCGCCGACGGACAGGCTGTGGGCGGCCTGCTGGCTGAGCCGGTAGGAGCTGTTGCGTCCGTGTCGGCTGCCGTCGAGGATGCCGCGTCGGGCGAGTCGGCTGATCGCCGTACGGGCGCCGGTGGGGCTGACGTCGGCTTCGGCAAGCAGCGCGACGATCGCCGCCGACGGGACCGAGGCGCGGGATCGCAGGGTGTAGTCGGCGAGCAGGGTGACCGCGAGCCCTTGTGGTGAGTTCCCGTTTTGTCGTCGGGGCAGCCGTACGGCGTTCTCCTCGTCGTCGGGGTAGATCTCCTCGATGGTGAACGGGTGTGGCACAAGGGCTCCCGGGCTCGGCTCGGGGGAGGGCGGTACCGACTGTAGACGGCGTCCTCGCGGCCCGGATCGGGTGCGCTCCCGCCACCACCCGCATCATAGAACAATCTCGATTGACACTTGTCGGACCGAGGGGAACACTATGTGCCATACATTGCCGCGCGGGCAGGGCATGGGCACGACGAGCGGACAGCACATCCGGGCCGGGCAGCCCAGACACCGCACCGCAATCCGTAGTGGGCACGGCGTGACCGACGTGGGGATCCGGGCAGCCCCGCGCCGGCACGCACGCGGCCGACTTCGCCCGCGAGGGCGAGTGAAGGAGTCTTCCGGATGAGAATCAGACGCAAACTGCTGGCCGGCATGGCCGTGTCACTGGTGACGGCCGGCCTCGTCATCCCCGCGTTGCAACCGGCGTACGCGGCGTCGTTGGTCGAGGTGACCAACTTCGGCAACAACCCGGGCAACATGAGGATGCACATCTACGTGCCGGACAATCGTCCGGCCAACCCGGCGATCGTGGTGGCCATGCACGGCTGCGGCGGCACCGGTCCCGCCTTCTACTCGGGCAGCGAGTTCGCCTCCCAGGCCGACCGGTACGGGTTCATCGTCATCTACCCGAGCGCGACCCAGCAGGCCGGTTTCGGCAACTGCTTCGACACCTGGTCGGACGCGGCCAAGCGGCGCGGCGGCGGCAGCGACCCGGTCTCGATCGTGTCGATGGTCAACTACGCCCAGCAGCAGTACCGGGGTGACCCCAACCGGGTCTACGCCACCGGCAGTTCGTCCGGCGGCATGATGACCAACCACATGCTGGCCGTCTACCCGGACGTGTTCAAGGCCGGCGCGGCGTTCATGGGTGTGCCCTACAACTGTTTCGCCAACGCCGCCGACTACCCACCGGGCAGCAGCCAGTGCACCGGCGGCAACATGAACCGGATCCCGCAGCAGTGGGGTGACGCGGTCCGTCAGCAGGCGTACCCGGGTTACTCCGGCACCCGGCCCCGGGTGCAGCTGTGGCACGGCACCAACGACACCCTGGTGCCGTACAACCTGCTGCAGGAGAGCATCGAGCAATGGACCAACGTGTTCGGGCTGAGCCAGACACCGACCTCCACCGACACGCCGCAGCCCGGCTGGAACCGCCGCCGCTACGCCGACAACAGCGGCACCGTCCAGGTGGAGGCGTACGCCATCCAGGGTGCGGGGCACAGCCTGCCCAGCGGTGGCATGGCCGCCGCCGCCGTGCAGTTCTTCGGCCTGACCAGCCAGCCCAGCCCGACGACGGCACCGCCGACCACGGCACCGCCCACCACGGCGCCGCCCACGACCGCGCCACCCACGACCGCGCCGCCGACCACACCGCCGCCGTCCGGTGCGTGCCGGGTCTCGGTCGCCCTCGACGCGTGGAACAACGGGCTGGTCACCAACCTCACCGTCACCAACACCGGCTCCAGCACCATCAACGGTTGGTCGCTGGTCTTCACCCTGCCGGGCGGCCAGAACATCATCTCGGGCTGGAACGCCGCCTACTCGCCGTCGTCCGGGCAGGTGACGGCCAGGAACGCTTTCTACAACGGCACCATCCCGCCCGGTGGTACGACGTCGCTCGGCTTCCAGGCCACCCACACCGGCAATTCCGCCAGGCCGACCTCGTACACCCTCAACGGCGCGGCCTGCACGATCGCCTGACCGACAGCGGTCGCCCGATCGGCAGCTGATCCGGTCGACATGCGACCTCGTCGACCATCGTGCGCCCCGGTGGCTGGTTTAGACCGTGTGTCAGTAGGGGTTGTTGCTGGTCAACAGGTTAAGTCGGTCGGCGCGGCGGTAGCAGATCAGAGCGCATGCCAGGTGGAGGAATCCGAGGTAGTGGGAAGCCTTGCGGTCGTAGCGGCGGACCAGCCGTCGGAACCGGGTCATCCATTCGAGGCAGCGTTCGATGACGTAGCGGTGCCGGCCCAGCCGCTTCGACGACTCGATGCCCTTGCGCGCGATCCGTGCGACGATGCCGCGTTCGCGCAGGAGGTCGCGGCATTCGGGGTAGTCGTAGCCCTTGTCGCCGTGGAGTTTGCCCGGTCGTCTACGCGGCCGGCCGACCGGTTGACGCACTGGTGTGACGCCGTCGACCATGTCCTCGAGCATCCGGTGGTCGTTGAGGTTCGCGGCGGAGACGCCCACGTGCAGCGGCAACCCGCCCCGGTCGCTCATGGCGTGGATCTTGGAGCCGGGCTTGCCCCGGTCCACCGGGCTGGGCCCGGTCAGGTCCCCCTTTTCACCGCGCGTACGTGCATGCTGTCGACACTCACCCTCGACCAGTCGATCCGCCCGGCCGCGCCGAGGACATCGAGCGTCGCCCGGTGCAGGGCGGTCATCACCCCGGCCTCGACCCATTCGGCGAACCGGCGGTGCGCGGTTCGCCAGTGGACCGGGAACGAGGCGGGCAGCTTGCGCCACGAGCAGCCGGACTCCAGTACGTACAGGATCGCCGCGAGCATCGCCCGGTCATCGGTCCGCCGCCGGCCGCCGCCCTGGTGCCTTTCCGGGTGCGGCGGCAGCAACGGCAGCGCGAGGTGCCACAACGCGTCGGGGCAGTACTTCTCCACGTCATCCACACCACGTCAACGAATGACCTTGAACTTCAACAACCCCAAACGACACACGGTCTTAGCCGCCGGGGCGCACCCGTCGCTGCACCGGTCGGAACCGGGCGCGCAGGCCGGCGGGGGCGAGCCGGCCGGCGAACACCGGTACGGCCGAGTCGGCGTTCGGCGAGTCGATGGTGAAGCGTTGCGCCAGGCGCGCGGTGACGAGGGTCAGCTGCCGCATCGTCGACGCCGATCCCAGACAGACCCGTGGGCCGGCGCCGAACGGCAGGTACGTCCGGCCCGGTGCCGGCCGCCCGGACAGCCAGCGGTCGGGGTCGAATTCGTCTGGCCGGTCCGGCCACCATCGGGGATCGCGGTGGATCAGATAGACGTTGAGGAGCACCTCGTCACCGGGGTGCACCGTCCACGGGCCGAGAGCGGTGGTGCTCCGGGCGGTGCGGGTCATCAGCCAGGCCGGCGGATGCAGTCGCAGCACCTCCGAGACGACGGCCTCGGCCAACGGCTGCCGGGCCGCCGGACGACCGTCGTCGTCAGCCGCCGCGTCCGCCTCGTCGCGCAGGTCGGAGGCGAGCCGGGGCCGGCGGGCGAGTTCGCGCACCATCGAGGCGAGCGCGGCCGCCGGTACGCCGTGCCCGCCGACCAGGACGGCGCGCAGCGTCGACACCACGGCCCGGTCGGGCATCGCCGGGTCGGCGGCGAGCAGGTGGTCCAGCAGGTCGCCGCCGGGTGTGCGGGGTCCGGCGGCACGTCGCCGTCGGACGAGTTCGGTCAGGGCGTCGACGGTCCGCCGGTGGACGCGGAAGAAGCGGCGGTGGCGGGGCAGCGGCAGCCAGGCGGGCAGCGCGTACGTGGTCGTCTCGAACGCCGCGGTGGCGTCGATGCCGTCGGCGAGCAGCCCCGGCACGTCGGAGTCCGTGGTGTCCTCGGGGCCGAAGCAGTAGTCGGCGATCAGCCGGGCGGTGAACCGGCGCATCGTGTCGAGGACGTCGATCTCGTCGCCGCCGGCGGCGACGAGCACTCGGTCCAGGATTTCGACGGTACGGGTGTCGGCGGCCGCCGCGGCGTGCCGGTTGAGCCCCGGCCACACCGTACGGCGGGCCGTCATCCAGTCGCCGGCCCGCGCGGCGGCCCGGTCGAGGTCAGGGTTGGCGTCGAACGGGGCCTGCTCGGTGAGGAAGTCGTGATCGGTGCGGGTCAGGACGTCGTGGGCCAGGTCGGGGTCGATGACGCACACCGTACGGTCGTCGAAGGAGAACACGTCGCCGTGTTCGTGGTGGCAGCGGCGCAGGAACCCGATCCGGTCGGTTTCGTAGGCGCGGGTGTTGCCGGTCAGCCAGTGTCCGCGCGGACCGGGCGGCCGTCGACCGTTCCCGCCGCGACCCGCCACACCGCGACCCGCCACACCGCGACCCGCCACACCGCGACCTGCCACACCGCCACCCGCCATGCCGTGACCCGCCATCCTGGCCTCCAAACGCATCACAGGATCCCGTGGTCGGGATCCTGTGATCCGAGTCGGTCCACTGTCATCGGTGGACGTCGTCGCTGGTGTCGGTGTCGGTCTACTCGTAGTGGTAGGGCCAGTAGATGTAGCGTCCACTGACGCGCTTCTTGCCCACCAGACGAGCTGCCAGGTGTCGGAGCGTCCGCATGGCGATCACCTCTTTCATCGGTCGAGGCGAATACTTCTCATGATCGTGGCACGTCGTTCATCTTTACGCAATGCCATGAAGTCGGCACTTCTGGTTACAACACTGTGTCGTCCGACCAGTGCACCGGCAATGCCAGTGGGCCGCGCACGATCGTGCCGGTGCGCCACCGCACCCCGTCCGGGTCGAGCAGCCGCAGACCCGGCACCCGCGCCGTCAGCGTGCCGATCACCTCTTCGAGTTCCATCGTGGACAGCCACGCGCCCAGGCAGCGGTGCGGACCGTGGCCGAAGGCCAGATGCCGGGCGGCCGGCCGCCGATCCGGATCGAACGTGTCCGGATCCGGGTACACCGTCGCGTCACGATTGGCCGACACCGCCGAGGTGAACACCGCCTCACCGGCCCGGATGGTGACCCCACCCAGTTCGACGTCCTCGGTCGCCACCCGAGGCAGGCCGCTGCCGCCGTTGAGCGGCACGAACCGCAGCAGCTCCCGCACCACGTCCGGGACACGCTGCGGCGACCGGCACAGCAGATCCCAGAACCGCCGGTGCCGCAGCAGCAGATATGTCGAGCTGGCCAGATGGCTGGCGGTGGTCTCGAACCCGGCCGCGAGCAGGGTCACGCCGAACGAGACCAGTTCCCGTTCGGTCATCGTCGCGCCGTCGTCGGTGGCCCGCACCAGCACACCGAGCAGGTCGTCGGTGGCGCTCCGGCGGCGGTGGGCGATGAGTTCGCCGAGGTAGTCCTCCAGTTGGGCGGCGATCGCCCGGAACCGGTCGGCCGGCATCGCGCCGGGGGCGAGCAGCGCCTCGGTCCACACCCGGAACCGGTCGCGGTCGGCCAGCGGCACCCCGAGCACGTGGCAGAGCACGGTCATCGGCACCGGCAGGGCGACCGTGGTGCACAGGTCCGCCGGGGTCGGCCCGGCGAGCAGCGCGTCGACGCGTTCGGCGGCCACCTGCCGGACGTACGGGCGCAGCAGCTCCACCCGCCACTGGGCGAACGCGGTGGCGGCGATCCGCCGCAGCCGGCTGTGTTCGGGGCGGTCCAAGTCCAGGATGGTGGTGGCGACCGGCGGTGCCTCGGTCTGTCGTGGCACGTCCGGCCGGCAGGCGGCGGCCCGGCTGAACCGGGGATCGGCCAGCACCGTCGTCACGTCGGCGTAGCGGGTGGCCAGCCAGGCGTCGCCGCCGTACGGCAGCCGGACCCGCGACACCGGGCACTGCGCCCGCAGCCGCGCCAGCCGGGGGTCGAGCCCCAGTTCGTCGAAGTCCCGGAACGGGTAGGGCGGCGGCGGGTCGGTCACGGCTCACACCGCCACGTACGGCACCGGCCAGTGCCGCATCCGGTACGGCAGGATCAGGACGGCGTCGCCGGCCGCGACGGCGAGTCCTGCCTCGACCGCGACCGCCGCCGCTTCGGCGTCGCCGGTGACCGGGCCGCTGGTGGAAAGGCCGCCTGCGGGCAGGTCCCCGGCGAGGCGCAGGAACGCGTCGAAGCCGTCGGTGATCACCATCCGGCTCTGCTCCACTCCCGGTCGGACATCCTTGACCACCACCAGAGAAGGTCCGCGCCGGTAGTAGAAGCTGCCGTAGCGGTACGCCAGCCCCCACTCGGCGGCGTACGCCCGGCTGCGCTGGTCGGCCGCGTCCGACGGCGCGACCAGATGGACGTGGGTCTCCAACGGGAACAGCGGCCGGCCGCGCAGCGTCCACCGCAGCCGTACGGCGTGGCTGGTGACCTCGCGCAGGAATCGCAGCTGGGCCAGATCTTGCTCGGGGGATTCGCCGAACTCCAGCGGCTCGGGCAGGGTGACGGTCCGCAGCGACCAGGCGGGCAGGTCGAGGCGGTCGATCGGAGTCGTCGCCGTGGTCATCTTCAGGCCACCTTGATCGGTTCGACGGCGGTCGCCAGGGTGATCCAGCGCCCGTTTTCCTCGAAGACCAGGCCGGCGGCGTCGAGTTCGGCCAGCCACTCGGTGATCCGCCCGGTGAGCCAGGAGGCGCGCCGGTCGGCTGTGCGCGGTGTCGCGTCGTCGGTGAGCCGGCCGACCAGCGCCGACACCGTACGACCGGGTTGCAGCTCGGCGTAGGCGCGGCGCAGCAGCGGGTCGGTGATCCGGTGTTCGCGCTGCGGCCAGCCGACCCGCCGGTCCTCGATCACGATCTCGTCGGCGGTCAGGCCGGTGACCAGCTCCAACGCGCTGGCCGGGTAGCTGTCGGCCCAGCGTTTGAGCAGTTCGTTGAGGGGTTCGGCGTCCTGGTCGCTCAGCCCGGCGGGGTCGGTGTCGAACAGGTAGACCATGTCTTGGACGGCCGCCTCGGGCAGGTCGTAGACGTGCTGGTAGAGCCGGGCCGGCCGGCGCTGCGGGAAGCCGAGCGCCGGGTTCTCGAAGTACGGGCTGAACCGTTCGAGCAGGATCCGGGACGCCCCGGCGGGTGGCTGCAGGTGCGCCAGCCGGGGGAGTTGACGCAGCACCGCCTCGTAGTCGGCGAGGCGTTCACCGGGGAAGCCGTACAGCCAGTTCCAGGACACCGTCAGGCTGGCCGATTCGCAGTCGCGCAGCGTACGGACGTTGTGGATGCCGGAAACGCCTTTGTCCATCAGTTTGAGCACCGGGGAGACCAGCGACTCGATGCCTGGTTGCACGTGGGCGACGCCGGCCGACCGCAGCGCGGTGATCTCGGCGGGCCGCAGGTTGGACTTGACCTCGTAGTGCAGCCGCAGGTCCAGGTCGAGCGCCGCGATCCGGGGCAGGAAGTCGCTGTAGTACCGGTTGTCGATGATGTTGTCCACCATGATCACGTCGAGGGTCTGGTGGCGGCCGATCAGATCGGTCAGCTCGTCGACCACTCGCGCCGGGGACTTGGCCCGGAACGTCATCGCGGTGCCGTTGAGGCCGCAGAAGGTGCAGTGGTGCTTCTCGCCCCACCAGCAGCCCCGGGCGCTCTCCAGGACCAGCTTCGGTTCGATGTAGCCGTCGATGGTGGACTCGGCGAACTGGGCGAACCAGTCGTCGAACAGCGGGGTGGGGATGTGCGCGGGGGCCAGCAGCGAGCCTTGCGGGTTGTGCCGGGCCTCGCCGTCGTGTCGCCAGGACAGCCCGGGGACGCTGGCGAAGTCGGTCCGGCCGTCGAGGGCGTCGAGCAGCCGGGGGAAGGCGACCTCGCCTTCGCCTCGGACGACGAAGTCGACGAACGGGTAGTTGCGGTGCAGGGCTATGCCCATCGCGCCGTCGCAGTTGCCGCCGCCGAAGGCGATCCGTACGTCGGGGGCGAGCTGGCGGATCCGGCGGGCCACCGCGAGGCTCGGCACGTTCTGCATGAACGTGGTGGTGAAGCCGACCAGGGTCGGTCCGGTGGCGAGGATCTCGTCGGCGGCCAGCCGGACGAAGGCGTCGGCGTACCGGCGCATCGCCGTCGGCGTGGCGATGCCGGTGCCGTACTCGGCGGCGTAGCGGCGCAGCGTGTCGACGCCGAACTCGGGGTCGTCGTGCAGCACTCCGGCGAACACCCAGTCACCGAGACCGTCGAAGAGGCCGACCTCGGCGACCTCGGTGTAGTCGGCGGGCGTCAGTTCCCCGTCGCTGTGTTCCATCAGGAACTCCGCCCAGCGCAGGCTGCCGTGGTAGGCCGCCGGTTCGGGGCGGCCGGCCGCGCGGGTGGCGGCCTTGAGCAGCCCGATCGGCAGCGACGGTGACTCGATGGCCTGCCAGGGCATCGCGACCAGACACACCGACATCGGAGGCCTCCAAAGCGGTACGGGTTGTTCCACGCCGGTACGGGTGGTGTGGCGCATCACGGACGCCGGGGAGGAAGCGCCGGATGGGGCTGACACCCCACCCGGCACCTGTCACTTCTCGGCCTTGCGGGTCGGAACCAGGTACTTGCAGGTGCCGTGCGTCGGCTTCTTCAGGCCGACCTTCTTGATCGTCACGTCGTTCACCTCCCTTCCACGTCGACTCCGCCGGCCCGCAGGCGGGCCCGGTGGCGGCGGAGGAACCAGTGCCGGACCCGGTCGGGCTCGCGGCCGGTCAGTTCGGCCAGGGAGACCGAGATCGTGTCCAGGTAGGTCAACCGCATGCCGATCTCGTGCCACTGCGGCCCGTACTCGTGCCACAGCTCGCGCCCCCGGCCCTTGGTGGCCTCCCGGGCCAGGTAGTTGAGTCCGATCGCGACGTGCTGGATCTCGTCGCGGCGGACGTGGTGGTAGAGCCGGCCGAGCGGGTCGCCGGCGAAGACCTCGCGCAGCAGGATGAACTCGTCGGCGGCGAAGCCTTCCAGCATCGTGTGCACCAGCGCCCGACCCATGTGCGGCAGCCTTGTCAGCGCCTGGTCCAGCGGCTCCATCAACTCGGCGGCCTCCGGTTCCGGCTCGCCGCCGACCAGCTTGGCGTACTGGTAGAAGGCGTCGGCGTGGCGGGCCTCATCGGCGGTGGCCAGCGCCAGACTGAACCGCAGCGGGGCGTCCTCGGTCTGCGCGGCGAGGGTGGCCGCCGCGACCAGGCCGGCCTGTTCGGCGTAGTAGCCGCGTGAGGCCATCCGCCAGGCCATCTCGGCCCGGTCCCAGCCCGGGTTCGCCGGCCCACGGCCGATGATGTCCGCAGCGCGCCACGGGGTCTTGTCCCGGGTCACCCCGAAGACGCGGTACGCCAATTCGTCCCGATCAAGATCGTCGGCATCGATGAGAGTCATGGTGAACTCCCCAATGGTGCTCGTCGTCCGCAATCATTCGCGGGGCCGGAGGAGGGGTGAGTGCGGATCGCCTGTTGCTCATCACGGCGATCGTCCGTTGCTCATCCATCGATCGCCCGTTGCTCATCGCAGCGCTGGCCGCGCCGTCGCGCGGTGACAATGTCACGATGGTAAATGACCTCCGGCGGCAGGGCAAGCATTTCCGGTGGTGTTCGATCCCGTGGCCGGCGGCGATGAAGTAGGCCAAGCGCATTTACCGTAGTCGACGTCGCTTCCGTCGAGAGTCGGCCTGTGGGAAGGTGACTCGACCCCGACGAGCCGAGGAGTGATGCCGTGCGCGGCCGTTTCGCCACGTCGATCGCGGTGGACCGGGCGCTGCGTCCGGCCGTGGCCGCCCA
The sequence above is a segment of the Solwaraspora sp. WMMD406 genome. Coding sequences within it:
- a CDS encoding DUF5825 family protein; the protein is MTTATTPIDRLDLPAWSLRTVTLPEPLEFGESPEQDLAQLRFLREVTSHAVRLRWTLRGRPLFPLETHVHLVAPSDAADQRSRAYAAEWGLAYRYGSFYYRRGPSLVVVKDVRPGVEQSRMVITDGFDAFLRLAGDLPAGGLSTSGPVTGDAEAAAVAVEAGLAVAAGDAVLILPYRMRHWPVPYVAV
- a CDS encoding IS5 family transposase (programmed frameshift); this encodes MEKYCPDALWHLALPLLPPHPERHQGGGRRRTDDRAMLAAILYVLESGCSWRKLPASFPVHWRTAHRRFAEWVEAGVMTALHRATLDVLGAAGRIDWSRVSVDSMHVRAVKRGNLTGPSPVDRGKPGSKIHAMSDRGGLPLHVGVSAANLNDHRMLEDMVDGVTPVRQPVGRPRRRPGKLHGDKGYDYPECRDLLRERGIVARIARKGIESSKRLGRHRYVIERCLEWMTRFRRLVRRYDRKASHYLGFLHLACALICYRRADRLNLLTSNNPY
- a CDS encoding RiPP maturation radical SAM C-methyltransferase translates to MSVCLVAMPWQAIESPSLPIGLLKAATRAAGRPEPAAYHGSLRWAEFLMEHSDGELTPADYTEVAEVGLFDGLGDWVFAGVLHDDPEFGVDTLRRYAAEYGTGIATPTAMRRYADAFVRLAADEILATGPTLVGFTTTFMQNVPSLAVARRIRQLAPDVRIAFGGGNCDGAMGIALHRNYPFVDFVVRGEGEVAFPRLLDALDGRTDFASVPGLSWRHDGEARHNPQGSLLAPAHIPTPLFDDWFAQFAESTIDGYIEPKLVLESARGCWWGEKHHCTFCGLNGTAMTFRAKSPARVVDELTDLIGRHQTLDVIMVDNIIDNRYYSDFLPRIAALDLDLRLHYEVKSNLRPAEITALRSAGVAHVQPGIESLVSPVLKLMDKGVSGIHNVRTLRDCESASLTVSWNWLYGFPGERLADYEAVLRQLPRLAHLQPPAGASRILLERFSPYFENPALGFPQRRPARLYQHVYDLPEAAVQDMVYLFDTDPAGLSDQDAEPLNELLKRWADSYPASALELVTGLTADEIVIEDRRVGWPQREHRITDPLLRRAYAELQPGRTVSALVGRLTDDATPRTADRRASWLTGRITEWLAELDAAGLVFEENGRWITLATAVEPIKVA
- a CDS encoding cytochrome P450; amino-acid sequence: MAGRGGNGRRPPGPRGHWLTGNTRAYETDRIGFLRRCHHEHGDVFSFDDRTVCVIDPDLAHDVLTRTDHDFLTEQAPFDANPDLDRAAARAGDWMTARRTVWPGLNRHAAAAADTRTVEILDRVLVAAGGDEIDVLDTMRRFTARLIADYCFGPEDTTDSDVPGLLADGIDATAAFETTTYALPAWLPLPRHRRFFRVHRRTVDALTELVRRRRAAGPRTPGGDLLDHLLAADPAMPDRAVVSTLRAVLVGGHGVPAAALASMVRELARRPRLASDLRDEADAAADDDGRPAARQPLAEAVVSEVLRLHPPAWLMTRTARSTTALGPWTVHPGDEVLLNVYLIHRDPRWWPDRPDEFDPDRWLSGRPAPGRTYLPFGAGPRVCLGSASTMRQLTLVTARLAQRFTIDSPNADSAVPVFAGRLAPAGLRARFRPVQRRVRPGG
- a CDS encoding PHB depolymerase family esterase, whose translation is MRIRRKLLAGMAVSLVTAGLVIPALQPAYAASLVEVTNFGNNPGNMRMHIYVPDNRPANPAIVVAMHGCGGTGPAFYSGSEFASQADRYGFIVIYPSATQQAGFGNCFDTWSDAAKRRGGGSDPVSIVSMVNYAQQQYRGDPNRVYATGSSSGGMMTNHMLAVYPDVFKAGAAFMGVPYNCFANAADYPPGSSQCTGGNMNRIPQQWGDAVRQQAYPGYSGTRPRVQLWHGTNDTLVPYNLLQESIEQWTNVFGLSQTPTSTDTPQPGWNRRRYADNSGTVQVEAYAIQGAGHSLPSGGMAAAAVQFFGLTSQPSPTTAPPTTAPPTTAPPTTAPPTTAPPTTPPPSGACRVSVALDAWNNGLVTNLTVTNTGSSTINGWSLVFTLPGGQNIISGWNAAYSPSSGQVTARNAFYNGTIPPGGTTSLGFQATHTGNSARPTSYTLNGAACTIA
- a CDS encoding PaaX family transcriptional regulator C-terminal domain-containing protein: MPHPFTIEEIYPDDEENAVRLPRRQNGNSPQGLAVTLLADYTLRSRASVPSAAIVALLAEADVSPTGARTAISRLARRGILDGSRHGRNSSYRLSQQAAHSLSVGGSWIVASTATTPSWDERWTLIAFSLPQERSAQRRALRGRLRWLGYAPLYDGLWISPYELAPLVRAHLTQLTLGTVTVFRGHRVEFDAISSRDPIDAWDIAAIGKQYEDFLQRWSPLLDRIRSGQVSGTEAVRARTEVMDTYRRFPTLDPQLPLSLLPAGWLREPARQVFAAVYDGLARIAEEHVKAVIARFDGNAQPGVQAHLTADLLAGVRNTTRSGTSPDGDDIPDTIGTATA
- a CDS encoding ferritin-like domain-containing protein, which translates into the protein MTLIDADDLDRDELAYRVFGVTRDKTPWRAADIIGRGPANPGWDRAEMAWRMASRGYYAEQAGLVAAATLAAQTEDAPLRFSLALATADEARHADAFYQYAKLVGGEPEPEAAELMEPLDQALTRLPHMGRALVHTMLEGFAADEFILLREVFAGDPLGRLYHHVRRDEIQHVAIGLNYLAREATKGRGRELWHEYGPQWHEIGMRLTYLDTISVSLAELTGREPDRVRHWFLRRHRARLRAGGVDVEGR
- a CDS encoding cytochrome P450 → MTDPPPPYPFRDFDELGLDPRLARLRAQCPVSRVRLPYGGDAWLATRYADVTTVLADPRFSRAAACRPDVPRQTEAPPVATTILDLDRPEHSRLRRIAATAFAQWRVELLRPYVRQVAAERVDALLAGPTPADLCTTVALPVPMTVLCHVLGVPLADRDRFRVWTEALLAPGAMPADRFRAIAAQLEDYLGELIAHRRRSATDDLLGVLVRATDDGATMTERELVSFGVTLLAAGFETTASHLASSTYLLLRHRRFWDLLCRSPQRVPDVVRELLRFVPLNGGSGLPRVATEDVELGGVTIRAGEAVFTSAVSANRDATVYPDPDTFDPDRRPAARHLAFGHGPHRCLGAWLSTMELEEVIGTLTARVPGLRLLDPDGVRWRTGTIVRGPLALPVHWSDDTVL